The Treponema medium genome has a window encoding:
- a CDS encoding Lon protease family protein produces the protein MNTSSTSNIPQQASAQELPLSEIQFNIPESKIAALKTKAPHKPIVGQLRAVSALELGLNIRDDGYNIFIMGAPGTGRRTVLSSLLKDYKPNTAALQDIAYAHNYRHPAEPIALFFPAGEGKKFQHSLKNAVEALYKQALQIEKSENFLSAQKKIMSAVDSDENSLLANFEVTMLSRGFKLLQLKDDSNQSVDLIPLIKGKEVPFGELQLLVARKKFSEQALNDLRETYYRSLDELADLFALLRKNRTEAEEKLKQLYIDLLKPIIAAELGQARALLNGYPAETDTQKKHNEKIASFLKKTEADLIARAVMYAAPFKSPRHKKAFFGRYAINLICENTEDKSYVIDENQPNFSNLFGTIEGHGDEEDGLLNGHLRLRGGAVHRALGGFLVLRLKDLLEEEDSWVYLKRVLQSGRIAVQAPPAGTHTPSLLKPEPIPAQLKVIIIGGEYSYEILYQEDPDFYKLFKVCAEFDSVMPLTDENLAAVLALIETFVKDRHSLPFSDSGYAKLLAYTVELSESRHLISAQFTKIADFVAEANYTAKQQSCELITDEIITKTIERRHYLAALPEEKFAEMVQLKEILIDTSGTAVGKINGLAVEERGFHTFGIPVSVTAQASPGTAGIINIEREAGLSGEIYDKAHLIISSILRQKYAPDFPLSISAAICFEQSYGMIDGDSASCAELFTLLSAIGGIPLRQDIAVTGSLNQLGMVQPVGGISEKITGFFDTCAILRSTGTQGVMIPQGNKNNLFLPERVITAIAEKRFRIWAVSNIDEGIELLSGMDTADVTVRVSAALRDFAEKVKAFRK, from the coding sequence TTGAATACATCATCAACGTCAAACATCCCGCAGCAGGCTTCGGCACAGGAGCTTCCGCTTTCAGAAATTCAATTCAATATACCGGAATCGAAAATCGCCGCATTAAAAACAAAGGCGCCGCATAAGCCGATTGTCGGGCAGCTCCGCGCGGTGTCCGCATTGGAACTCGGCTTAAATATTCGGGACGACGGCTACAACATTTTTATTATGGGAGCGCCGGGAACAGGCCGCCGGACGGTTCTCTCTTCGCTGCTCAAGGACTATAAACCAAATACCGCCGCCTTGCAAGATATTGCGTATGCGCATAACTACCGGCATCCGGCGGAACCGATCGCGCTGTTTTTTCCGGCAGGTGAGGGCAAGAAGTTTCAGCACAGCCTCAAAAATGCGGTTGAAGCTCTCTATAAACAGGCGCTGCAGATTGAAAAATCTGAGAATTTTTTGTCGGCTCAAAAGAAGATTATGTCGGCGGTCGACAGCGATGAAAATTCTCTGCTTGCAAATTTTGAAGTAACGATGCTGTCGCGGGGATTTAAACTCTTGCAGCTGAAAGACGATTCCAATCAATCCGTCGATTTGATTCCGCTCATTAAAGGAAAAGAGGTTCCGTTCGGGGAGCTGCAGCTGCTGGTTGCGCGGAAGAAGTTTTCCGAACAAGCGCTCAACGATTTGCGTGAAACATATTATCGCTCGCTTGATGAGCTGGCCGATCTTTTTGCCCTGCTGCGGAAAAACCGAACGGAGGCGGAAGAAAAACTCAAGCAGCTCTACATCGATTTACTCAAACCGATTATTGCGGCGGAGCTTGGACAGGCTCGTGCACTGTTGAACGGCTATCCTGCCGAAACCGATACGCAGAAAAAACACAACGAGAAGATTGCTTCTTTTTTAAAAAAGACCGAGGCGGATTTGATTGCCCGTGCCGTGATGTATGCAGCGCCGTTTAAGTCGCCGCGGCACAAGAAGGCTTTTTTCGGACGGTATGCAATCAATCTGATTTGCGAAAATACGGAGGATAAATCCTACGTTATCGACGAAAACCAACCGAATTTTTCCAATCTTTTCGGGACGATTGAAGGACACGGTGATGAAGAAGACGGACTGCTGAACGGTCATTTACGGTTGCGCGGCGGAGCAGTACACCGTGCCTTAGGCGGCTTTTTGGTGCTGCGGCTGAAAGACCTTTTGGAAGAAGAAGATTCGTGGGTGTATTTAAAGCGGGTGCTGCAGTCGGGACGTATCGCCGTGCAAGCGCCGCCCGCCGGTACGCATACGCCTTCTCTTTTAAAGCCCGAACCGATTCCTGCACAGCTGAAGGTTATCATCATCGGCGGCGAATATTCCTATGAGATTCTCTATCAGGAGGATCCCGACTTTTATAAGCTGTTCAAGGTATGCGCAGAATTTGATTCGGTGATGCCGCTGACGGATGAAAACTTGGCCGCCGTCTTGGCGCTCATCGAAACCTTTGTAAAAGACCGGCATTCGCTGCCGTTCAGCGATTCGGGGTATGCGAAGTTGCTTGCATATACGGTTGAACTTTCGGAGAGCCGGCATTTGATTTCCGCTCAGTTTACGAAGATTGCGGATTTTGTTGCGGAGGCGAATTATACGGCGAAACAACAATCGTGCGAGCTTATCACCGATGAGATCATTACCAAAACAATCGAGCGGCGGCATTACCTTGCGGCCTTACCCGAAGAAAAATTCGCCGAGATGGTGCAGCTCAAAGAGATTTTAATCGACACATCCGGTACTGCAGTGGGAAAAATCAACGGGCTTGCCGTAGAGGAGCGCGGCTTCCATACCTTCGGCATACCGGTGAGCGTTACCGCCCAAGCATCGCCGGGTACCGCCGGTATTATCAACATCGAGCGGGAGGCAGGGCTTTCCGGCGAAATTTACGATAAGGCGCACCTCATCATCAGCTCGATTCTCCGGCAAAAATATGCGCCGGATTTTCCGCTGTCGATTTCCGCCGCAATCTGCTTTGAACAATCCTACGGTATGATCGACGGAGACTCCGCTTCCTGCGCCGAGCTTTTCACGCTGCTTTCCGCAATCGGGGGCATCCCGCTCAGGCAGGACATTGCGGTAACCGGCAGTTTGAATCAGCTCGGCATGGTGCAGCCGGTTGGCGGTATTTCGGAAAAGATAACCGGCTTTTTCGACACCTGTGCGATTCTCAGGTCTACCGGTACGCAAGGTGTGATGATTCCTCAGGGCAATAAAAACAATCTCTTTTTGCCGGAGCGCGTCATCACCGCAATCGCCGAAAAGCGGTTTAGAATATGGGCGGTCAGCAATATCGATGAAGGTATCGAGCTCTTGAGCGGTATGGATACGGCGGATGTTACCGTCCGCGTTTCTGCCGCGCTGCGGGACTTTGCGGAAAAAGTGAAAGCATTTAGGAAGTAG
- a CDS encoding GNAT family N-acetyltransferase: MHYCFELLTPETIYDAAAFVRQHEYRCIDLAEQLRLCLYPDYAPRYKKAAAIYTCPQRQTCLQPQKICCGVLLFSTYGLLFHCIDTDIPEETVLALGRFFLSEDFPYTELHAVAGIREHTLLFERVMSETAHIQLDAAVDYYLMRHAKPCTDIFFQTAQSKLNAALSIERATENDLTELFPLQLDYEHTEVAYEGRPINPAVCKLSLRARLTTEYIYKVSADGRIVAKAGTNAQGFHWFQIGGVYTLPAYRNKGLAAAAVAHLINTHSTEAHGFALFVKTANTAALRVYEKLGFEQCGLFRMSYWKAGAKIGE, translated from the coding sequence ATGCACTACTGTTTTGAACTGCTGACCCCGGAGACTATCTATGACGCGGCTGCATTCGTGCGGCAGCACGAATACCGCTGCATCGATCTTGCAGAGCAGCTGCGGCTTTGCTTGTACCCCGACTATGCTCCGCGGTATAAAAAGGCGGCGGCTATCTATACCTGCCCGCAACGGCAAACTTGTCTGCAACCGCAAAAAATCTGCTGCGGGGTCTTACTGTTCAGTACATACGGGCTTTTGTTCCACTGCATCGATACGGACATCCCTGAGGAAACGGTCTTAGCTCTCGGCAGATTTTTTTTAAGTGAGGACTTTCCTTACACGGAACTCCACGCCGTTGCGGGCATCCGCGAGCATACGCTCCTCTTTGAGCGGGTTATGTCCGAAACAGCGCATATCCAGCTCGACGCCGCCGTAGATTACTACCTCATGCGCCACGCAAAACCTTGTACGGATATATTCTTTCAAACCGCGCAGTCCAAGCTGAATGCCGCACTGTCCATTGAACGCGCAACGGAGAATGATCTTACAGAACTCTTCCCGCTCCAGCTCGATTATGAACATACCGAGGTTGCCTACGAAGGCCGCCCGATAAACCCCGCTGTCTGTAAACTGTCGCTGCGCGCCCGCCTTACAACCGAATACATCTACAAGGTCTCAGCAGATGGGCGCATCGTCGCAAAGGCCGGAACCAATGCGCAGGGCTTTCACTGGTTCCAAATCGGCGGCGTCTATACCCTGCCCGCATACCGAAATAAAGGATTAGCCGCAGCCGCCGTTGCGCATCTTATTAATACCCACAGCACAGAAGCGCACGGCTTCGCACTCTTCGTAAAAACCGCCAACACGGCCGCCCTCCGCGTATACGAAAAGCTCGGCTTTGAGCAGTGTGGGCTGTTTAGAATGAGTTACTGGAAGGCGGGGGCGAAGATAGGGGAATGA
- a CDS encoding type II toxin-antitoxin system RelB/DinJ family antitoxin has translation MAQISLRIDDDVKRSAEQVCADIGISLSTAINIYLKKLGRERRIPFKVKADPFYSPKNSAVLDKRALESIPLLRFYPASYTCS, from the coding sequence ATGGCACAAATTAGTTTGAGAATTGATGATGATGTAAAAAGGAGTGCAGAACAAGTATGTGCAGATATTGGTATATCCCTATCTACGGCAATCAATATTTATCTGAAAAAGCTTGGGAGAGAAAGACGTATACCTTTTAAAGTGAAAGCTGATCCATTCTATTCTCCTAAAAACAGCGCAGTGCTTGATAAAAGAGCATTAGAAAGTATCCCATTACTCCGCTTTTACCCAGCGAGTTACACCTGTTCTTAA
- a CDS encoding MATE family efflux transporter: METEKQRTQILNGNLWKILIDFSWPAVIAMFLLGANNVLDGIFVGRFAEEGSLAGISIALPPVIALTGFGLLIGTGAGSLLSIAIGAEDTDIRRRLLGNANALVLIASAAVMLLGFRFSQPLLFAMGGRGNELALGDVYYRTLLWGALPWIYAVALNTLIRAEGKMKTAAVIMAIGLVVNGLSNYVLMVLLKQGIKGAAIGTNIGMIAQALICMLYVSRSPLVRQLIDYSTEAPDASLSRVYAIRFDNDIIGKIVQMGLSAFIMQIMMVLQSMLVLNVITRYGTAHDIAFYGVVTRLFSFVIQPLVGFMIAMPPIIGINFGAAQSERVIAAFKCFVTASFILVLPFWGFALTMPEAAAGVMMNRTLITAENSIQIRIFMALLPVMPLTFLTLSFFPAINKGLSSSIIAVMQQVVLYVPVMLLLPRFTGVRGVYYGTLFIELVTAIPILILIKREFRLLRTGVTRWVKAE; this comes from the coding sequence ATGGAAACGGAAAAACAACGGACACAGATTTTAAACGGCAATCTGTGGAAGATTTTAATAGATTTTTCATGGCCGGCAGTTATTGCGATGTTCCTGCTTGGAGCGAACAATGTGCTTGATGGAATATTTGTCGGGCGCTTTGCGGAAGAAGGCTCGCTTGCGGGTATTTCTATTGCGCTGCCGCCGGTGATTGCGCTTACCGGCTTCGGGCTTCTGATCGGAACGGGAGCGGGTTCTCTATTAAGTATAGCGATCGGTGCGGAAGATACCGATATTCGGCGGCGGCTATTAGGGAATGCGAATGCGCTGGTGCTTATCGCTTCGGCGGCGGTAATGCTGTTAGGCTTTCGTTTTTCGCAGCCGCTGCTTTTTGCGATGGGCGGCAGGGGAAATGAACTTGCACTCGGCGATGTGTATTACCGGACCCTTTTATGGGGGGCGCTTCCTTGGATATATGCCGTTGCACTCAATACGCTGATCCGCGCTGAAGGTAAAATGAAAACCGCGGCCGTCATTATGGCGATCGGTTTGGTGGTAAACGGGCTTTCAAACTATGTGTTGATGGTTTTGCTCAAGCAGGGCATTAAGGGGGCTGCAATCGGTACGAACATCGGTATGATTGCGCAGGCGCTGATTTGTATGCTGTATGTGAGCCGTTCACCGCTGGTACGGCAGCTCATTGATTATTCAACTGAGGCTCCCGATGCTTCATTGTCCCGTGTATATGCTATCAGGTTTGATAACGATATTATCGGCAAGATTGTCCAGATGGGGCTATCCGCTTTTATTATGCAAATTATGATGGTCTTGCAGAGTATGTTGGTGTTGAACGTTATTACCCGTTACGGGACTGCTCACGATATCGCTTTTTACGGTGTGGTTACCCGCCTGTTCAGTTTTGTCATACAACCGCTTGTCGGATTTATGATTGCGATGCCTCCCATTATCGGTATTAATTTCGGAGCGGCGCAGTCCGAACGTGTGATTGCCGCATTTAAATGTTTTGTAACGGCTTCTTTTATACTCGTGCTTCCCTTTTGGGGTTTTGCGCTCACCATGCCCGAAGCGGCAGCCGGTGTTATGATGAACCGCACATTGATTACCGCGGAAAACAGTATACAGATTAGGATATTTATGGCGCTGCTGCCTGTGATGCCGCTCACGTTTTTAACGTTAAGTTTTTTCCCCGCAATCAATAAAGGATTAAGCAGTTCCATAATTGCCGTTATGCAGCAAGTTGTACTGTATGTTCCCGTGATGCTGCTGTTGCCCCGTTTTACCGGTGTCCGCGGTGTGTACTACGGTACGCTGTTCATTGAACTGGTAACAGCAATTCCGATCCTCATTTTAATTAAACGCGAATTCCGGCTGTTAAGAACAGGTGTAACTCGCTGGGTAAAAGCGGAGTAA
- a CDS encoding copper homeostasis protein CutC has product MKSTITIEICAGSLDDAITAEKAGAARIELNSSLFLGGLTPSLGTLLLVKKETSLKVMTMVRPRAAGFLYTASEFKTMKEDAKLFIDNGADGIVFGFLKKNGTIDEKRCEALIKIAGDKEKVFHRAIDVVPDPLKTLDILIDLGFTRVLTSGQEPTAYEGMELIAAMVKHAKGRIEILPGGGITKKNAAKLVKGTGVNQIHFAALKAVAEPSTAKNPAIYYGGALYPPEDRFETADLGAMSEIIGTVK; this is encoded by the coding sequence ATGAAAAGCACTATTACCATTGAAATTTGCGCAGGCTCGCTCGATGATGCAATTACAGCCGAAAAAGCCGGCGCCGCAAGAATTGAATTAAATTCTTCCTTGTTTTTGGGAGGACTAACACCCTCGCTCGGAACGCTTCTCCTTGTTAAAAAAGAGACAAGCCTCAAAGTGATGACAATGGTTCGCCCCCGCGCCGCAGGATTTTTATACACCGCATCCGAATTTAAGACGATGAAAGAAGATGCAAAACTGTTTATCGACAACGGAGCAGACGGTATCGTATTCGGCTTTTTAAAAAAGAATGGAACGATAGATGAAAAGCGATGCGAAGCCCTCATCAAAATTGCAGGCGATAAAGAAAAGGTATTCCACCGCGCCATCGATGTCGTACCCGATCCTCTTAAAACGCTTGATATCCTGATTGATCTCGGCTTTACCCGTGTACTCACCAGCGGACAAGAACCGACCGCCTACGAAGGCATGGAGCTGATCGCTGCGATGGTTAAGCATGCAAAAGGCCGGATAGAAATTCTGCCCGGCGGCGGCATTACAAAGAAAAATGCGGCGAAGCTCGTAAAAGGCACCGGCGTCAATCAGATTCACTTTGCAGCGTTAAAAGCCGTTGCCGAACCTTCGACGGCAAAGAATCCCGCCATCTACTACGGTGGCGCACTCTACCCGCCGGAAGACCGGTTTGAAACCGCCGACCTCGGCGCGATGTCCGAAATTATCGGCACCGTAAAATAA
- a CDS encoding chromate transporter — MSLFGLFFLFMYIGLSTIGGGLVAISLMQQELVSRSIISSERFIAMIAVSESTPGPIGINMATYVGYELYGIWGSLVLTAGMVLPSLIVIVLIARFTQSFQNAAPVKNTMYGLRAGAAGMIAAAAWNVLAVAVFTLPAFYASRQWTELVDWKAAAVFCLFLLVQILFKRLHPIFLILAGAAVGLVLF, encoded by the coding sequence ATGAGCTTGTTCGGTTTGTTTTTCCTTTTTATGTATATCGGTCTTTCTACCATCGGCGGCGGACTGGTTGCCATCAGCTTGATGCAGCAGGAGCTGGTTTCCCGATCAATTATCAGTTCGGAGCGGTTTATTGCGATGATTGCCGTTTCGGAATCGACCCCCGGTCCGATCGGCATCAATATGGCGACTTATGTAGGGTATGAGTTGTATGGTATTTGGGGCAGCCTTGTGTTGACTGCCGGAATGGTGCTGCCGTCGCTGATTGTCATTGTGTTAATCGCCCGCTTTACCCAATCGTTTCAAAATGCGGCACCGGTTAAGAACACTATGTATGGGCTTCGGGCGGGAGCTGCGGGGATGATTGCCGCTGCGGCATGGAATGTACTTGCCGTTGCAGTATTCACATTGCCTGCCTTTTACGCTTCGCGGCAGTGGACGGAATTGGTTGACTGGAAAGCTGCAGCCGTCTTTTGCCTTTTCTTACTTGTGCAAATACTGTTTAAGCGGCTGCATCCTATCTTTTTAATTCTTGCCGGCGCTGCGGTCGGCCTTGTATTGTTTTAA
- a CDS encoding chromate transporter gives MKDGLMRYVQLFTAFFKIGLFTFGGGMSMLPMLQKELVESKKWLTEEEILNYFAIGQCTPGIIAVNVATFCGYKRAGLSGSIVSTIGIVCPSWIVITLIAGSISRFSDIVWIQRAMKGIYVAVAALLARAVFTFGKKIITDFVTAGIAVGAFLAMSVWNVSGILIVLAAGIIGFCAQIIRNGKRASVRRKKDKE, from the coding sequence ATGAAAGACGGATTGATGCGGTATGTGCAGTTGTTCACTGCTTTTTTTAAGATAGGGCTTTTTACCTTCGGCGGCGGTATGAGTATGCTGCCGATGCTGCAGAAAGAATTGGTAGAATCGAAAAAGTGGCTGACGGAAGAAGAAATCCTGAATTACTTTGCGATAGGGCAGTGTACGCCGGGAATTATTGCGGTGAATGTTGCAACGTTCTGCGGGTATAAGCGCGCTGGTCTTTCGGGGTCGATTGTGAGCACGATAGGGATTGTGTGTCCTTCGTGGATTGTCATTACGCTGATAGCCGGTTCCATCTCCCGCTTTTCCGATATTGTATGGATACAGCGCGCAATGAAAGGCATCTATGTTGCTGTTGCCGCCCTGCTTGCCCGTGCGGTTTTTACTTTCGGCAAAAAGATTATTACCGACTTTGTTACCGCGGGGATTGCCGTCGGCGCCTTTCTCGCGATGTCCGTGTGGAATGTGTCTGGTATCTTGATAGTACTTGCTGCCGGTATTATCGGGTTTTGTGCGCAGATTATCAGAAACGGCAAAAGAGCTTCCGTCCGCCGTAAGAAGGATAAAGAATGA
- a CDS encoding tetratricopeptide repeat protein, with protein sequence MPPVIRFKKYLLVCSALCVGVLCCSCSQDRFGYLYTSLREHRKEQKTLVALLEKEQDAQIRFALIDKITSHLQAEHKIKSLAVFLQSVIDAEPDNPYNAYFLLRLAAAYREAQEDAIAAYYFEYAVQNYSDMMVNGQSIHLLCLKNLIELVGTGRKSIVYYSRLLTDFYNEFDPAQAYFMLAQTYEKQGEWQLAIQAYTQFLNLHRFDVIIPGIPDSYGYARKIVDYSTSTKSWTFNTLDDLVKTIKTAIRSRDYTTLERCRSKVNFFAMSWKQELSDTQQQPDTNLKDFMYGSAISIAPELDPSSTPYEAYLRTSGWNQYIRTWYLYFRKINFPADPAIHGRWEWAGIYYGEKI encoded by the coding sequence ATGCCCCCCGTGATACGGTTTAAAAAGTACCTGCTTGTCTGTTCCGCGCTTTGTGTCGGAGTTTTATGCTGTTCCTGTTCTCAGGATCGGTTCGGCTATCTCTATACCAGCTTACGCGAACACCGCAAAGAACAGAAAACCTTGGTCGCTTTATTGGAAAAAGAACAGGATGCTCAAATACGGTTCGCCCTTATCGACAAAATTACTTCTCATTTACAAGCTGAGCATAAAATAAAATCACTGGCAGTGTTCCTGCAATCCGTTATTGACGCAGAACCGGACAATCCGTATAATGCCTACTTTCTTTTACGGCTTGCGGCAGCGTATCGGGAAGCTCAAGAAGACGCTATTGCCGCATATTATTTTGAATATGCCGTTCAAAATTATTCAGATATGATGGTGAACGGACAGTCAATCCACTTACTCTGCCTAAAAAATCTGATAGAGCTTGTCGGAACCGGCAGAAAATCGATTGTTTATTATTCACGGCTTTTGACCGATTTTTATAATGAGTTCGATCCTGCACAAGCATATTTTATGCTTGCACAGACTTATGAAAAACAAGGGGAATGGCAGCTCGCGATTCAGGCTTATACGCAATTTTTAAATCTGCACCGGTTTGATGTTATCATTCCGGGGATTCCCGACAGTTACGGCTATGCGCGCAAGATTGTCGACTATAGTACATCGACAAAAAGCTGGACATTCAATACGCTCGACGATCTTGTAAAGACTATCAAGACAGCAATCCGTTCACGGGACTATACGACCTTGGAACGGTGCCGCTCAAAGGTGAACTTCTTTGCGATGTCGTGGAAGCAGGAGTTATCCGATACGCAGCAACAGCCTGATACGAATCTAAAGGATTTTATGTACGGCAGTGCTATCAGTATTGCCCCCGAACTGGATCCGTCCTCAACCCCTTACGAAGCTTATTTAAGGACTTCCGGTTGGAATCAATACATCCGTACATGGTACCTCTACTTTAGAAAAATCAACTTTCCTGCCGATCCGGCAATTCACGGCCGTTGGGAATGGGCAGGCATCTATTATGGAGAAAAAATTTGA
- a CDS encoding lytic transglycosylase domain-containing protein — MCIRFTGKTPHIKHFCVGIIAGALCIHPIYASTQPKPGISDAEVLNKSLLQNFQSNTLLHNTLIPHGHPLIEKFRKQYMCTDGYNYLSKIMKRSAPYRDFIIELLEAENMPAELLFLPVIESGFFETATSKSGAVGIWQFMRNSVGGFNIHIDDWVDERRDPWKTSVAAVKKLKWNYSQFNDWPLALAAYNSGVGTIRTAIKKAGKADYWYLAEHGYLKKETLYYVPKFLAIAEILSRSEELNIDWGKTEDHQPTSTIEIKRAIDVRLLAEELGLESEAIRKLNPSLRYFITPPSIKYQLRLPSAYTEAAQTVLSQSDKLLIKYYQYRIKSGDTLYALAKHYGVSVQSILNYNAGLKPETLKIGKTILIPALKSVGTYSGKSTAQAGNFDGTHTIRQGDTLWALALKYSVSVELLAQKNNLSVNSVLKLGNTLKVPIL; from the coding sequence ATGTGTATACGTTTTACCGGTAAAACACCGCATATAAAACACTTCTGCGTCGGCATCATAGCAGGGGCATTGTGTATTCACCCTATCTATGCGAGCACCCAGCCCAAACCGGGAATCTCGGATGCAGAAGTCTTAAATAAATCACTTTTACAAAATTTCCAAAGCAATACATTACTACATAATACGCTTATTCCTCACGGTCACCCGCTAATCGAAAAATTCCGCAAGCAGTATATGTGTACCGACGGCTACAACTACCTTTCAAAAATCATGAAGCGTTCCGCTCCATACCGCGATTTTATCATCGAGCTGCTGGAAGCGGAAAATATGCCTGCCGAACTGCTGTTTCTGCCTGTCATCGAATCGGGTTTTTTTGAAACAGCAACTTCAAAATCAGGCGCCGTCGGAATTTGGCAATTTATGAGGAACAGTGTCGGCGGCTTTAACATCCATATCGACGATTGGGTTGATGAGCGGCGCGATCCATGGAAAACGAGTGTCGCTGCGGTCAAAAAGCTGAAGTGGAATTACAGTCAATTCAATGACTGGCCGCTTGCACTCGCTGCCTATAACAGCGGAGTAGGAACAATACGAACCGCTATCAAAAAAGCCGGCAAGGCGGACTATTGGTATCTCGCAGAACACGGATATCTAAAAAAGGAAACACTGTACTATGTGCCGAAGTTTCTTGCCATTGCGGAAATACTTTCCCGCAGCGAGGAACTCAACATCGATTGGGGAAAGACCGAAGACCATCAGCCCACTTCCACCATCGAAATCAAACGGGCAATCGATGTACGGTTGCTTGCAGAAGAGCTCGGACTTGAATCCGAAGCGATTAGAAAACTCAATCCTTCGCTCCGTTACTTTATCACGCCGCCGAGCATCAAATATCAGCTGCGCCTCCCCTCGGCTTATACTGAAGCGGCACAAACAGTTCTCAGCCAATCGGATAAACTGCTGATAAAATACTATCAGTATCGTATAAAATCGGGCGACACCCTCTATGCGCTCGCAAAACACTACGGAGTCAGCGTTCAAAGCATCTTGAACTACAACGCAGGTCTTAAACCGGAAACACTGAAAATAGGAAAGACTATTTTAATTCCTGCATTAAAGTCGGTCGGAACCTATTCGGGCAAAAGCACTGCGCAGGCAGGTAATTTTGACGGTACGCATACTATCCGGCAGGGCGATACGCTGTGGGCACTTGCGTTAAAATACTCGGTTTCAGTCGAACTTTTAGCCCAAAAGAACAATCTATCGGTAAATAGTGTCCTCAAGTTAGGGAATACCCTAAAAGTGCCGATACTGTAA
- a CDS encoding OmpA family protein translates to MKYSLSLTVFVLCTSIFCYGYPSGMESQTVQNWETAQVDSKITIDLNKSGLYLPTDRNAAIRLIQQNRSSLLKNAYLSILVDSSHRIGNYLAEEKISFTDINTVINNGKSTAPILSQELQTAIVYHQNPLQGLANLFIKHNAPYTPSFFPLGTASKVYTGILIDARGQLPVHGEYSSEQLNPCLFPKIWNKNMNLIYEKNIVTPAQAKKQGIVLYTGTLDESEYRDRIGTEPLRIIARGVFGDNRTDPIISNEDAERILAKKENIELLRQGKIVIVCDKDTLQVSPTYPLEDEQFYFMYRDIEKFFLDREPESISVKAPKNIIKITMYDIRFVADSPEILPDETGRIDVIAEALKKVGPNTHFLIEGHTADLNRPEGERILSLQRADKIAEELAKRGIEASRMQTAGYGATRPIAPNDTSENRAKNRRVEITILRD, encoded by the coding sequence ATGAAATATTCACTCTCCCTTACCGTTTTCGTTTTATGTACTTCGATCTTCTGCTACGGCTATCCGTCAGGGATGGAATCTCAAACAGTACAAAATTGGGAAACCGCCCAAGTAGATTCAAAGATCACGATAGATTTAAATAAAAGCGGACTGTACCTGCCGACCGATAGAAATGCGGCAATACGGCTCATTCAACAGAATCGTTCTTCTCTCTTAAAGAATGCCTATCTTTCTATATTGGTGGATTCTTCCCACAGGATCGGCAACTATCTAGCAGAGGAAAAAATTTCTTTCACCGATATAAATACTGTTATCAACAACGGTAAAAGCACAGCGCCTATTCTCTCTCAAGAATTACAAACAGCTATTGTCTATCATCAAAATCCTTTACAGGGACTTGCAAACCTCTTTATAAAACACAATGCGCCGTATACTCCGTCATTTTTTCCCCTCGGTACGGCGAGCAAGGTATATACCGGCATTTTAATCGATGCCCGCGGGCAGCTTCCCGTACACGGCGAGTATTCCAGCGAACAGCTCAATCCGTGTCTGTTTCCGAAAATCTGGAATAAAAACATGAATCTGATTTACGAGAAGAACATCGTAACCCCCGCTCAGGCAAAAAAACAAGGTATCGTTTTATATACCGGTACTTTGGATGAAAGTGAATATCGGGACAGGATCGGTACGGAGCCTTTGCGGATCATTGCACGCGGCGTATTCGGCGATAACCGAACGGATCCCATTATCAGCAACGAAGATGCGGAGCGGATTCTTGCAAAAAAGGAAAATATCGAACTGTTGCGCCAAGGGAAGATCGTTATTGTATGCGATAAAGACACGTTACAAGTTTCTCCGACGTATCCGCTTGAAGATGAACAGTTCTACTTTATGTACCGTGATATAGAAAAATTCTTCTTAGACCGCGAACCCGAAAGTATCAGCGTCAAAGCGCCTAAAAATATTATTAAAATTACTATGTATGATATCCGATTCGTGGCGGATTCGCCTGAAATTCTCCCCGACGAAACAGGTCGTATTGATGTAATTGCAGAAGCGCTTAAAAAAGTCGGCCCGAATACGCACTTCTTAATCGAAGGACATACGGCAGACCTTAACCGCCCTGAGGGTGAGCGTATTCTTTCCCTTCAGCGGGCAGACAAAATTGCTGAAGAACTTGCAAAACGAGGGATCGAAGCAAGTAGAATGCAAACCGCCGGATACGGAGCAACCCGTCCTATTGCACCGAATGATACTTCCGAAAACAGGGCAAAAAACCGCCGCGTAGAAATTACCATCCTGCGCGACTAA